The Myxocyprinus asiaticus isolate MX2 ecotype Aquarium Trade chromosome 26, UBuf_Myxa_2, whole genome shotgun sequence genome has a window encoding:
- the LOC127416649 gene encoding extracellular calcium-sensing receptor-like has protein sequence MAQRTELLLLLLLVVHGKFISVPAKVCKLLSQPALPILSAERDINIGAIFSLHTSAVLKIHPFTSKPEPSMCVSFNLREFKFAQTLIFAIEEINNSTQLLSGVSLGYKIYDACNNVAQAILSGMALMNGNEEILSNESCFRPPTVLAIVGESNSSPTMGLASVAGPFSIPLISHFATCACLSDRKRYPSFFRTIPSDYYQSRALAQLVKHFGWTWVGTVRSRTDYGNNGIAAFGAAAQQEGICIEYSEAISRTDPQSQLLKTVEVIKKATSRVVLAFMSLGDFSPLMKVIAQQNITGLQWVGSESWITSRILAETKEYRFLTGAVGFAVANSKLDGLREFLVNVHPNQQPKNELLKEFWETAFQCSFRNNGSGKVDCTGSESLAELKIEYTDASELRIANKVYTAVYAIAHTIHNILIDLKSSTISSKGEWATPQKVLEYMRDVNFSAKTGEKIFFDASGDPMARYDLVNWQPAENGGLQFKHVGIYDSSLPSKQCLQVDQEHIVWAGNSGQLPVSMCSESCLPGTRKAIQKGRPVCCYDCIPCAEGEISNETDSSDCFPCDLEYWSNESKDSCVLKVVEFLSYTEIMGTVLSIFSSIGTLLTTMVYFVFYLHKETPVVRANNSELSFLLLFSLALCFLCSLTFIGQPTEWSCMLRHTAFGITFVLCISCVLGKTIVVLMAFKTTLPGNNVMKWFGPLQQRLCIVSLTSIQVIICVLWLTISPPFPHMNLKHYREKIILECSLGSAIGFCAVLGYIGLLAFLCFVLAFLARKLPDNFNEAKFITFSMLIFCAVWITFIPAYVSSPGKFTVAVEIFAILASSFGLLFCIFAPKCYIILVKPEQNTKKQMMGKSASKTL, from the exons ATGGCACAGAGGACTGAGTTACTGCTGCTACTGCTGTTGGTGGTGCATGGTAAGTTTATCTCTGTCCCAGCGAAGGTCTGCAAACTACTAAGCCAGCCTGCCCTCCCAATACTATCAGCCGAAAGAGACATCAACATTGGGGCGATTTTCTCACTCCATACAAGTGCTGTGCTAAAGATACATCCTTTCACTTCCAAACCAGAGCCATCGATGTGCGTCAG CTTCAATTTGCGTGAGTTTAAATTTGCTCAGACACTGATTTTTGCCATTGAGGAGATTAATAACAGCACACAACTGCTGTCTGGTGTTTCTTTGGGCTATAAGATATATGATGCCTGTAATAATGTAGCCCAGGCTATCCTCTCAGGCATGGCTTTGATGAATGGCAATGAAGAGATTTTGAGTAATGAGTCCTGCTTTAGACCACCAACTGTTCTTGCCATTGTTGGAGAATCAAACTCCTCTCCCACCATGGGCCTGGCCTCTGTTGCAGGTCCATTCAGCATCCCTCTT atCAGTCATTTTGCCACATGTGCATGTCTGAGTGACAGAAAAAGATATCCATCCTTCTTCAGAACAATACCCAGTGATTATTACCAAAGCAGAGCACTGGCTCAACTAGTCAAGCACTTTGGCTGGACCTGGGTTGGGACGGTCAGGAGTCGCACTGACTATGGTAACAATGGCATTGCAGCATTTGGAGCGGCAGCTCAACAAGAGGGGATTTGTATTGAATACTCAGAGGCCATATCAAGAACTGATCCACAATCACAGCTCCTGAAGACAGTGGAAGTGATAAAGAAGGCCACTTCCAGGGTGGTGCTGGCTTTTATGTCATTAGGAGATTTTTCCCCCCTCATGAAAGTAattgcacaacagaacatcacagggCTGCAGTGGGTTGGCAGTGAATCATGGATCACTTCTCGAATTCTTGCCGAAACAAAGGAATATAGATTTCTTACCGGAGCTGTGGGCTTTGCTGTAGCGAATTCAAAGCTTGATGGCCTGCGAGAGTTTCTAGTGAATGTGCACCCTAATCAACAACCAAAGAATGAACTTTTAAAAGAATTCTGGGAAACAGCATTTCAGTGCTCTTTCAGGAACAACGGGAGTGGTAAAGTTGACTGTACTGGCTCAGAAAGCTTGGCAGAGCTGAAAATTGAATATACAGATGCATCAGAGCTGCGAATAGCAAATAAAGTGTACACAGCAGTATATGCTATTGCACATACAATACATAACATATTAATAGATTTAAAATCCTCCACCATCAGCAGCAAAGGAGAGTGGGCCACACCACAAAAG GTGCTGGAGTATATGAGAGATGTCAACTTCTCTGCCAAAACAGGTGAGAAAATATTCTTTGATGCAAGTGGTGATCCAATGGCAAGATATGACCTGGTGAACTGGCAGCCTGCTGAGAATGGAGGTCTGCAGTTTAAGCATGTTGGCATTTATGACAGCTCACTGCCTTCAAAGCAATGCCTTCAAGTTGATCAGGAACACATTGTATGGGCAGGGAACAGTGGACAG TTGCCTGTATCCATGTGCAGTGAGAGCTGCCTCCCTGGCACTAGGAAGGCTATTCAGAAAGGAAGGCCTGTCTGCTGTTATGACTGTATTCCATGTGCAGAGGGAGAAATCAGTAATGAGACAG ATTCTAGTGATTGCTTTCCTTGTGATCTGGAGTATTGGTCAAATGAAAGCAAAGACAGTTGTGTGTTAAAAGTGGTTGAATTTCTTTCCTATACAGAAATCATGGGGACAGTGCTTTCTATTTTTTCGTCCATTGGGACATTATTAACGACAAtggtatattttgtgttttatcttCATAAAGAAACACCTGTTGTCAGAGCCAACAACTCAGAGCTGAGCTTCCTGCTGCTCTTCTCACTGGCACTGTGTTTTCTCTGTTCACTTACTTTCATTGGTCAGCCCACTGAGTGGTCCTGTATGTTGCGTCACACAGCATTTGGGATCACTTTTGTCCTCTGTATCTCCTGTGTTCTGGGGAAAACAATAGTGGTGTTAATGGCCTTCAAGACTACACTTCCAGGAAACAATGTCATGAAATGGTTTGGGCCCTTGCAGCAAAGACTATGCATTGTTTCCTTAACTTCGATACAGGTGATTATCTGTGTGCTTTGGTTAACAATATCCCCTCCATTCCCACATATGAATTTGAAGCATTACAGAGAAAAGATAATTCTAGAATGCAGTTTAGGCTCAGCTATTGGTTTCTGTGCTGTGTTGGGTTATATTGGTCTTCTAGCTTTCCTTTGCTTTGTTTTAGCTTTTCTAGCTCGGAAGCTTCCTGATAACTTCAATGAAGCCAAGTTCATCACATTTAGTATGCTCATATTCTGTGCTGTTTGGATCACATTTATCCCAGCATATGTCAGTTCCCCTGGAAAATTCACTGTAGCTGTGGAGATATTTGCTATTTTAGCTTCAAGCTTTggtttattattttgtatatttgctCCAAAATGTTACATAATTTTGGTAAAACCAGAGcaaaacacaaagaaacaaatgatGGGGAAATCTGCATCCAAAACTCTTTAA